The sequence below is a genomic window from Macrobrachium nipponense isolate FS-2020 chromosome 40, ASM1510439v2, whole genome shotgun sequence.
CGCATAGCAATGGCGGCAGGCAGTGCACATCACAGACTGCTTAGCTACTATgcgctgtccaatctctcctctcgaTATCTATGGTTTTAGGCATCCTTGATCTCAAATGAGAAGTGAACAGTCTTCTCGATGATTAGAGACACGCCCGCCACCACGTACCCGATTGCAGCCGTGTACATAGCAGCCTGGAAAGGGAAGCTTTTGTTAGTAAATTTGTGTGGTCTAGAAAAAACTTGAGTTGCAACGATGAGTTACATACAAAGTCCGCACCTTTCGCAACTTGTGGAACCCGTCTTTGGTTGCAGATTTGGTTGGCCGCTACCACGTGCCAAAAGTAGCGGAGTCGCAGGTTGCGGAACTCAAAAATTTAATTCCGTAACCACTCCCGTTCAAAAACGAAAAATGTAACGAGATGTCATAACGTATTGCTATTTGCCTGGTTAACGGTTAACCATTGGCCGTTGCAGTCTTAGATGCAGGATTGAACTGGTTTTGATGGCGCGGCACGGCAACCCGTGCTCCCGGCCGGCGCCGCTAGTGCTGCCACTCCTTGGATTTTCCTACTAgacctagcttttttttttttttttttttagctccgaGCATTTGGagtcttggagtttttttttgcATAAGAATCAGGGAATATGGTTTTTGGGCAAGGTAATGAAATgtttataattttctatttttctcagtACCAGTTTTTGTGGGTCAGACATCTTGAATCCCAACAGGTCGTCCATCACCGCCCACAACTTAGAACACCTCGTTTTCATGAAGGGGAACCTCAAGACTCTCAAAAAGctgcaggaggaagaggagggggaggactgaGGAGGagtttcaaaatataatttttttttatgtatttttcgcGCTGATTTAGTGATTTGATACTTAACAGTAAAAATACTATTGTATCCTTGCAAAATATGTTTACTCTATTAAGGTATTACCCTAATAGGGTAAAAACAGTTTTGTCCCACTATTTTGTGTTTAAATCTATAAATATGCTAgaatttgtttaattaaaaaaagctATGCATTTTTGAGTTGCGTCTTACAGTAAAAGTAACGGTAGTGGAGGTGCGGGGAACGGTTTCTAAAAGTTCAAAAAGTTGCAAAAGTAGCTGTAGCGGCAACCACTTCTCAAAGTTGCGGAGATGCGGGGTGCGGAACTAAAATTTGAGTAGCGATGCCCAGTTTAACAAAATGcagacatacataatacataggtACTACATAAaagcactctaattatatatatatatatatataaagtttacgtGTGTGAAGAAAGCTCTGTGGCCTACTCAAATGTATTTTACCTTATTGTTCCCGTGACCCGTCCGCCGTCAGTGACGGTCAGTCTCATTTCAGTCCGATTGTTGTTGGTGGTAACTACTCTCGCTTGATCCGGTGGAAGTGTTAAAAGTTCAATATTTCGAGTgctgtacttgttttttttagcaACATGACCGTTAATAGTGCATCATCGTCGTCCCGTGTATTTTACGTTAGTGAATTAAGCGTTTTGATGTAAGCAAATGTTAGCGAAAGGAGTGGCAGAATTGTTGTGGTGACTAGCGAACGCTAAACTTCACAAGCTAAGCGGAAACGAGAATACTTCAGACAAGCCGTTGGTGAGTATTTGTGctatatatgttaaaatatgtTGATATTGCTTATACTGGAGTGCTGGAGCAAGATCTTTCATTGAATAATATTAATCCTTTTGTTTTTGTGGACAAGATGAGCTCGTTTAGGCCGATCGTGTGGCCTGAAGTTAAGAACTTACCTCCAGTTAGGCCTATTGTTAACGCAGAAAAGGTGTTATTGTTGTTATAACTGTTACAGTTGTATTCTTCGGTATGTGATCGTGAATAACTTTGCAATTTCATACATTGTTTAACGTTGCTACTTGGTTGGTGTCAGTATTGTATAGCTACTAGTATAACACTGAAGTGGTTGTACAGTATTTGTCTTGTTTTCCTTATCAGCTTTGCGATTGCAGTGACTATATTCTGGAACAGATATcgcaaattcattttaatgtctATACAATGTTAGCTTATTGTTTATAAATACTGTTGCCTCTACCCACTGCCATGAATTCTAAGCATCTAGACTATATATAGCTCCTTTCATAGGAAGATTACATCACCTAACCTTATTAGCCTTCAATATTAGTATACCCGGTTTGAAGAAAAATTGGCTGACAGTAGAAAAACACACACCTCGAAATACGCTCCCAAAAATAGATTTCTCAATTTTTAGAAATACCGCCGAAACATGAAAAAACCGTTAGAATTTGGTGTTCCTTTTAGCATCAGGGTTTAAGAGAAATTCATGCGACTCTATGCATTCTGAATGCTTAGCTTGATTTGGCTAACCTGTCGTAGCCTTCCTTTGCTCCCATAGGATAAGTGCAGTGAttagtatgtaaatattttttctttactaacaAATCTTTTTGAAACATTTTATATGTCAGTATACAGACGGCTTTCATGAAATACAGCCCGGCCTTGTCAATAGTGAGTTCTTTAATTAATGTTCCCTCTTCGGAGTCAGGAATTCTGAAGTGTTACTGTTGGTTGCAttaccctctctccctccccgccCAGTGCGCCACAATCCTACCCAGTTTATTGGTGTGATGCGATTTCTACTTATTTCAGTTGCGACAATGAATTTTATCActgagaatgaaaaaaattatgaagaaaaaatcGTAACTGAGGTATGCATGTTAGACATTTTTAGTTTGTACGTACTTCTACGAAAACGCAACAAACCTATGCAACGACTTGAATAGTAAGTACCTACTGTTTGCTGTAATAGTATAGGTTGTTAGTCGTCAAGTGGTTTTGACAGTcgctattgaaaaatattttgcagtCGGATCTTTTGGGACATTAACAATAGTTCCATACATTTCAAAGGGTTCTTAATATTACTAACTGGTACCTAGCTATTGCGTATGATCCCGCAACTTGATATATAAGTAAGTGTAAGCCAATCAGCCGATATCATTTATCAGCAATGTTGAGGACACTGTTTCGATGTCAGAGCAGCTGATGCCGACTTGACTTATGTCTACCACCATCACACAATTCCGGTCTTTCACTCGATATCAGGGACATTTTCGTAGAGAAACAGTGCGGCCATTTCGCCTCACGGGTCGCATTGTTGGTATCATGAAAAAGGGTGTTTGCAATGTCATATACACTTAGCTTAGGTGCACCCTTTTTACCCGTATATAATACATTCCCGATTCCTTGCTTCAGTCTTTTTGTCTAATCTCTCTAACTATTGcttttttttacagtgttttttttctcagtttcacCTTTAGAACCTTGTACTGTACTCTATCTTCTTGATTTTTCTAGGGTTCTTTTCTTGCTGCCCAACCACCCCAATCCCCTCCTTTCACTGTCGTAAACGCGTAATAGCCGAAAGTACCCCAGTTCTTGGTTTCAAAGTTTAATCTTCATTAAATCAAatcacaaataattttttttttttgtggcaacaTGGAATTCCTGAGGTCGTGGAAAAAGGAAAATGTGGTGGCAGAAGTATAAGACTGTCATTTCAGACCCGAAAATAAGTTTTTAGAAAACTGCTACACATCTCAGAAGTCTAGTGGAAATTTAGGCTGGATTGAAAACAAGCTCAAAAAGTGTACAGAGTGGTGGAGTGGTTTACTGTTTACTGAAGGCAGGACCAAAATGTGACATACTGGACAGACCAAGTTGCATTCCTGGTATTCACAGTTTACTCCTTGCAAGGTGCGTGATGATAGATTTATTCTTAAGTTCTGTGATAAtttataatagaatgcaatggcatatgaaatttaggccaaaggccaagcgcagggACGTATGTGAACATCGAAGggggaaattgacggtaaaaatgttttaaaggtgtaataggagaaaAACATCGCACTTGCACATTGAAACAATAGTTAGCaaagggcggaaagtaagattagaaaaaagaaaaaaagagaatatgaatggaggcacagtaaaaggaatgagagtggTTGAGCAAAGCACTTTAAGTAACGCGTGCAGTGCACTGAataaggtgcactggcggcactaaccccctacggagataATTCATAATGAGACCTCTGATCCCCCATGTTTAGACCAGTAGGACTGACCCGAAGGACCAGAATTTGAACGACAGGAGGCAATCTAAGAACGGCAGAGTTGAGAAGGAGGGCGGCTCAGTGCAATGAGTGAAAGGGAACTAGCTGAAAGGCCTTTTAGTTCATTGGTTTTTAGATGtgcattattatgaaaatgtttgaCCTAGTAAATGGGTTGTAAGAATGATCATTGCTCTTTGAACAAATGTTTATTAGAAACATTTCGAGAGCTCATAAAGGAAATTCTTGTCTAAAGATATTTCTATTGTAAATTAGCCTTGTTGTTTAGATTGGGCTGGCTATATGCCGGCACGGACTCTACCTTCTAGAGCAGCCCGTGATCAGCTGATCAAGAGGCTCCTGACTTCACCGGCTGAGTAACGTCTATAGGTTAGGTTGGGGAATAGTGAGGCTTAGGCTGAAGGTCTTCAAAATCGGAAAACGATGGAATGAGGAGCAAATAATATGCACTTCTCGCCATCGACCCCGATTTTTAGGCAAAAATGTGACATCATGTTATATGTAAGttgacttttattatatttttcttcctctaAAACCTGAGCTTTCATCTGGATTTCCGCGATTCCCTCACATTCTTTTTCAATTTCCGCTGATGAAGGATTCCATGACAACCCAAGTTTCCCTCTAATGATCTTAAGGTAATTACTTGATTTGCTCTATATCCAAACTCCAAAGTACTCCACCTGTAATTCCCTATTTTTTATCCATACCGCTGTCGATatcgataaaaaagaaaagtagtCAACTCCACATCTTGTGATTTATGAGTAGTCAGTGGGACGTGCAaccccatagggggttagtgctgtcggTGTACTTcacacatggtgcactgtaggcattgatgGAGGTTCTTTACGACgttccttcggctcctagctgcaatccctttcattccttttactgtacctcctttcatagtctttcTTCAATCTCACTTTCCGcactcttctaacaattgtttcctagttcagctgcgaggttttcctcctgttacactttgtAACCTTTTagtctcatttttcctttcagcgctgaatgacctcataggtcccggcacTTGGCCTTCGGCCAAGATTGCATATTCTATGGGACGTGCAACCTAATGTCCTTATTTAGCCCAGACCCGAAGAAAGCAGGATTCAGCagtttaaaagaatttatttttctaaccAGCGCCAAGAAATGACGCTTCATTGACAAATGTCTTTGGAGAAACAGGGCTATGAAacttttccctgatattgttCGTTTGAATTCAGATTCTATATTCATCGACCCTATTTTTAGGGACAGACTCTAGAAAATGCAGtggtatgataaaaataaaaattacgtgAAACGCACTGATGCTGACCTACCTGAAGGTGCGTGAGGGTGAGAGCTGATATTTTCGATCCACTTTCATCTTGTCCGGAAGTTGTTTGCGGGATCTTTCTCACCTCATCTTCTTGCCACTTCGCTATCAGGCCGCCTTCGAccatactcagcagtctggaaaATCCCAACAGTCATTTTTATTCAGAAGTGAAAATCGTCTATCTCCCGAGGAAATGAGCTTGAAGAATGGATTCTAAACCTGGTTTacaaatctgattttttttatgatcgtGGGAAAGAAATCTCCATGAAAAATGTTGTTTAGAATAAGCATTGTCATGGCAAAAGTAAATGTGTCGTGGACTTTTCTTCTTAAATGATACATCAAGAAAAGTATGGTATTTACATAGTTGAAAAGCAACTGGTATGAAGGACTGATCAGAACTGTTGATACTTGAGTTTCCATTTAGTATGTACCCTCTTCTGGGCGTTATCACTTAGCATATATTTCGGAACCTTCTGGTAACTGTGATGAAGTGAAAAGAGTGGCAGTCTGAATAATGGATCAAGTTCATTCATCGTCATAACAAAGACGGAATGACTTCTAGTTTAGTGCATTCAGCAGGTGCTTGCtgtgtttgttaaaaaaaaaaagaaagaaaacctcAATAAATGGGGTCTTGTGTAACATCGTGAAGACACTTAATGCAGAACTTGCCTACGAAAAGTAGACAGCTCTTGAAAGTGAATAAGAAACTATAGCAGGCTTCAACTTGCATCCACGTGAAAGGTGGTAAACTTTAAATATCGGTTTCTAAAaggttgatttttatatatttaattacttcCTTATGGCAATAcaattaaagattaaaaaaccAGATTTCCCTGGGGTTGTTTGCACCATCTGTGCTCTTCCTATGGTAATTACAGTCAACCATTCTTCATTTACGACACTTATGCCCTGCATAAATCCATCAGAAATTAATGCTTCCCTTTGATAAAGATTGGGTAATACGGTTTCGTTTAGAACATCCTTTGAAAATGATAACATTTTGTCCTTGGCTTTTGAATTGAGGTTGACAATGTACCGTAACTTCCTTTGTGTATTTATAGGTACAAATTAAAATGATTTCGTTGAATGTGGTCGTAGGAGGCTAGCAGAGTAATGTTCAGCCATGATACCCTTCATTATATGAGAGGTTTAACGacttaaatttcaaattaaagCTTTAGCTAATCGACTTCTGAATTTCTCCAGCGGAAGGTGATACCTCGCTAACTGAAACATTATTcagtaattttttcattctttcacaaTAACCCGTAGAGGTTAGGGCCGTCACGCGgtacaccgtaggcattacttaattaaggttctttgcagcattccttcagcCGAAGGATGCAAcgtctttcattccttctactgtacctccattcatgttctctttcatcgttcttgctatccactctcctaacatttgtttcatagtgcaactgcgagattttcctccagttacacctttcagtaTCCTTTACTGTcggtttccgtttcagtgctgagtgATCTCATCGCTCCcagtgctaggcctttggcctatattccaattttcatttcattccatCTTTTCATATTCTGGTAAATAGATGACTTGAAGCTACTTTTCAATAAAGACCGTTTGATCTTAACGATTGATACGCCATCTTCACTATCAAGttaccttttattccttttattcaagGAGTTTTAACTAATTATGGTTCAGCACCACTGAATTCACTTTCTTACCTTTTCTATTATGATTGAATCTGCTAagttttccattcatttttctaGTGTTATCCTGAAGACATCTATCTGTATGGTCTCCTGACCTTCACCCCCTGGTCATCGGGCCTCCCTCAAAATAACTCTTCTCTCGCACTCTTAAACCCATATTTACTACATAAATTCACTTCATAAAAGTTTACCAAATGAAAATTTACTAGCCTATATGAAAATTGAACTGTCGTCTTGCTTAGCTACAGAAAGCCAGCAGTGTTCAAACACAAAGTCTTGGAAGGAAGCAGATGAAAGTTGGGTCAGTTCACTGCATCAGAAGAATTTTCTCTTAATTTGCGAGCTTATTTATTTCCCATGGTTGTCAATTATACGTGcggattcgagagagagagaaaaaaaagaaaagaaaaaaagaaaccggTTACTCGAATTTTGTAGACATAATACAGAAGCATTAATATTAAAATCTCTGTGATGACGAAAATGGAACTAAATAGTAATCTGATAAGAGTACCAAGGAATGTTTTACGTCTTGATATAAATGACAAAACTCAGAGGAACGAATATAATGGTGCTACATTGGGTTGTTTTCTAAGCGTCACCTAGCTAGTACTGaacaccgtatggtaaatgtaaagtagacggctGGATGAAGATATcttttattaatgtaatttatcgaccacacaatatagaaatgggtgtatataatactttgatacccgaagggctggtactaaacacagcgTCCCATGCAAGGAGCTTCCGGTatttttagtactagcacctcggagtaggtgacgtgtAGATAAGCCAAAGTAGTTCGTCccatacataattataataccACTGCAAGTTTCAAGAGAATAGTTAATGACATTATGCTCgggaaaaaatggacaatttTTTCTAAAAGCTGCGGATAAAAGCTAGTATACTATATACGTGTTTCCGATCTAGCAGTGCGGTCGATGCAACAATACAAAGCATCTCTAATAGCCAAGAAATGTCCTTACTTTTGATCGAAGATTTTCTTGTAAGGTGCCCCTTGCGGAACGGCAATTCCCACATCCTGAGGGAAGAATTTCTGTCGCCCAAAGTAAAACTTTCTGTCCCCCATCTGCATGGCTATGACTCTGGAGACGAGGTAAGGGCCCATGTACACGTATTTCCTCTCCAGAATCTTCAGGTCAAGAGAAACAGTTGCCAGTGATTTTTGGGGTAACTGATTATATCATCTGTGCTGTCTCGTCATAGAATTGTCTATCAATGTTTTGATACGATCTGCTTACAGGATAGGTATTGTGCAATATCTTCATGCATTTAGGCGTTGGTTACAAGAAGAATAACGTaagtgtaatttttatttgtgtgtcATGATAATAAAGATTACAGTTGCTTTGTTGTGACTCTGGAGCAGAGGTGATTAGCCATGCACACACATTATTTCCTCTTCGTATATAATAGTGGTGATTGGATCATTATGCTTAGGTGGGTTCGACGAGCTGGTGGTGAGCCTTCAGTGTATTAAGCACCCAATGCGGAAGTTTTCTGCAGGtcttaattttgattattatattgtatatgtacacaaaaacatttatatactttatacaaCTATACTGAACGTCGAACCCACCTAAGCACGAGGTGCCAATCACCACTATTTTAAATGCAGAGGAAATACGCATCTATGGTCCCATCCCTCGACAATGCAATCGTAATCTGTATAATCATGACGCACACGTAAACGATTGCTCATAGTCTATTCTTtgcttaaaaatgtatatattcatagtttGTATATCCAAGTTAATTTGATACTACATATACCCTTTTCATCCCTATCACGGGCGAACTGACGAAGCTCTCCGGACGGTCTTTGTGGTTGAATAATGGCCATATTTGCTTGTAGATGCCCTCCGTGGCCTCCTGTAACAATTCGAAGGGTAAATTAGGATATAGGCTTTAAAGAGTACgggtatacatatttacattaataCAGAAATAAATGGTATTGAtgccagcgtcccttcggccactagctacaacccctttcattccttttactgcgctTTTGTTCATATTCACTTTTTCCATCCTcttccaacaattgtttcatagaacaaatgcgaggttttcctcctgttacacatttaaatcctttttactcttaatttccttttcagcgttgtaagacctcacaggtcccagtgcttggcttttggcccaattttttttttattccattccattcctttgaAGACCAGTAGCTTCCACTTGTGACATTAAAAGACTTACTTGTGAAAcgactatagtaggttcacatcagccgtgcatttgatgtttaggccagtcccttacgacgcccttgattggctgttgataagccaatgacagggctggaaactctccgactctctcgagagttcacataggtaggatgtatgttccacctctcctgaaatctcagtctctctcgagagaggtggaacatacatcctgcctaagtgaactctcgagagaaactgggagtttgcagccctgtgattggcttatgaacagggctaatcaagagcgtcgtaagggactggcctagacgtcaaatgcacgttgatgtgaatctactatagttagtaAACGTTTCCAAGATTAGGAGACGAAAGTCATTACCTTGAACAAGTACTCGTTAGTGGAGTCTGCCATAACGCTCAACGTATACCCGTCCTTGACGGCTCTGGGCAGGTCCTCCAGGAAGTTGATTGGGGTCTCGTAGGCCGGGATGGCTAACACTGCCGTCAGCATTCCCGAGTATAAGGCTGACAGAACACATGGAAGATATGTTAAAGAGGCTAGCATGTGGCCACCACTCCAATTATACATTATCTCTCTCaggtataatatatgcatatatacatgtattactatatatatatatatatatatatatatatatatatatatatatatatatatatatatatatctatctatatatacacacacacacacacatatatatatatattatatatatatatatatatatatatatatatatatatatatgcttaaaaaatcacagtagatgcacgtgacttcataaataagcgaataccacgggaaaatgatagtcagaaatccaagcgctttcgtctttactcagacatcgtcaaggagctactaaagtacaattggagaggaaggtctcagatacaaacaagatcaggaataccagatggttaattatcaaaagggtaaaaaattaaaa
It includes:
- the LOC135212347 gene encoding glutamate receptor ionotropic, delta-2-like produces the protein MASVVFMGFVAYVLSVASVSYQEDGTKRESLQVYAFNMFRNIVSQGNMMIVSKWSQRFLFYSWYLFCLVVSALYSGMLTAVLAIPAYETPINFLEDLPRAVKDGYTLSVMADSTNEYLFKEATEGIYKQIWPLFNHKDRPESFVSSPVIGMKRILERKYVYMGPYLVSRVIAMQMGDRKFYFGRQKFFPQDVGIAVPQGAPYKKIFDQKLLSMVEGGLIAKWQEDEVRKIPQTTSGQDESGSKISALTLTHLQAAMYTAAIGYVVAGVSLIIEKTVHFSFEIKDA